In the Psychromicrobium lacuslunae genome, GTTTTGGTCCGGCTGGAGACGAAGAGCGGTTTGGCTTCGGCCTCAGCGAAAATTTCCCGAATTCTGGTTTCCATTTCAGCGGTAACCAGTTTCAAAGCCGGCCTAATCCGGGCATACTCTGCCACGCTCGCGGCCACCGATGGGCGCAGGCGTTCATCGAGGCGTTCCCAATTGCTGGCCATGGCATGAGCTTAACACCGTAGCCCCGGTAACCGAGATATCCAGCGGCAGAACCCCCTGCTCGGCTGATATAGAACTGATGTGAAACCATGGAAGGGTGAAGCCATTCCTGCTGATCTCTACCCGTGCCGAGGATGCTGCTGCCCTAGAGGAAGCGCAGGCTTTCGCGCGCTACACCGGTTTGAGTAAGCAATTGCTACATTGGCACCGACTGGAAGCATCGCCGCTGCCGAAGGTTCGGCTAGCAGACTATTCGGGCATCATTCTGGGTGGTAGTCCGTTCAACTCCTCCGATCCATCCTCCTATAAAAGCCCAACCCAAAATCGGGTTGAAGCTGAACTGAGCTGGCTTTTGGATGAGGTAGTGGCGCTGGATTTCCCCTTTCTTGGTGCTTGTTACGGGGTGGGCACGCTGGGTAAACACCAGGGCGCTGTGATTGATAAGAAGTTTGGCGAACCCATTGGGCCGGTTGAGATTGAATTGAGCGACGACGGAATGGCGGACCCACTGCTGAGCGGTCTGCCACGACGATTCCAAGCCTTCGTGGGGCATAAAGAGGCTTGTTCGGTTTTGCCGCCGGAGGCCACCTTGCTCGCTTCCTCAGAGAGCTGCCGAGTACAGATGTTTCGGGTCCGAAAGAACCTCTACGCAACTCAGTTCCATCCCGAACTAGACGTGGTGGGTTTGCTGACCCGGATCGATGTCTACCGGCATGCCGGATATTTCCCAGCCGAAGAATTCGAGCAAGTGAAGAATCGTGCGCTCGCCGCGAAGGTGCTCGAACCCGCTCGGATTTTACGGAATTTCGCTGAATATTACGGCCGGGAGTAGGGGGCGAGGATGCGAACCATCAACTACGGGGATGATCCGAGTCAATACGGGGAGCTGAGCGTGCCCGCTCCGGAATCGGGCCGCCGGGCCGGTCTCGCGATAATCATCCACGGCGGCTACTGGCGCTCGCGCTATGGCGCTGAGCTGGGCCGGCCGCTGGCCGCAGACCTGGCCGCACACGGCGTGACAAGCTGGAACTTGGAGTACCGTCGGGCCGGAAACGGTGGGGGCTGGCCGGAAACTTTTGAGGACGTGGCTGCCGGAATCGATATTTTGTGCGATCTCGAAGTGGATCTGTACAAAGTTGTTATTGTCGGCCATTCCGCCGGCGGTCATTTGGCCACTTGGGCTGCTGGCCGGGCGAAGCTGCCAG is a window encoding:
- a CDS encoding glutamine amidotransferase; translated protein: MKPFLLISTRAEDAAALEEAQAFARYTGLSKQLLHWHRLEASPLPKVRLADYSGIILGGSPFNSSDPSSYKSPTQNRVEAELSWLLDEVVALDFPFLGACYGVGTLGKHQGAVIDKKFGEPIGPVEIELSDDGMADPLLSGLPRRFQAFVGHKEACSVLPPEATLLASSESCRVQMFRVRKNLYATQFHPELDVVGLLTRIDVYRHAGYFPAEEFEQVKNRALAAKVLEPARILRNFAEYYGRE